The Streptomyces sp. V4I8 genome includes the window ACTCCCGCGGCCCGGCCCACCCGCCGAACCCGCGCGACCTCGCCGAGCGCTACCCCTCCGGCGAGACCGCCCAGCTACGCCGCGTCTACGTCCGCCCCGAGCACCGCAGGCGCGGCCTCGCCCGGCGGCTCGTCGACGAGCTGCTCGCCTTCGCCGCCGCGGACGGCGGCTACCGCGCCGTCTATCTCCACACCGACCCGAAGGTGCCGGGCGCCGAGAGCTTCTGGCGCTCGCTCGGCAAGGTCGTGCACGACGAGCGCGAGGACACCGACGGCGGCAACGGCGTCGTCCACTTCGAGATACCGATGGAGCGATAGACCGTGCCACGCCGAACCCGCCCGCTCCTCGCCGCCCTCGCGCTGGCCCCGCTCCTCGCCGGCTGCTTCGCCTCCAGCGGCGGAACCGACTCCGCCGACGGCGCCGACGCCGGCTCCCGCCTCCGCGTCGCCCTGGCCTTCCCGCCCGCCGAGAACCTCTCTCCGTACGGCGCCGACTCCACCATCCTCAGCCGCCTCGGCGTCACCGAGGGCCTGACCGCGCTGGACGCCAACGGCGCCGCGGCTCCCGCCCTCGCCGCCTCCTGGCGCCAGGAGGACGACCGCACCTG containing:
- a CDS encoding GNAT family N-acetyltransferase; this encodes MHDYSIRAASPDDLDGARALMLDTVYHDFGTGYVPRWHADIIDPAAAYLAPPRHTLLVVLDPRDHGVVATAALDSRGPAHPPNPRDLAERYPSGETAQLRRVYVRPEHRRRGLARRLVDELLAFAAADGGYRAVYLHTDPKVPGAESFWRSLGKVVHDEREDTDGGNGVVHFEIPMER